The genomic stretch AATGAAGTAGAAAAATAGGGATGAGCAGGGTTGGTTCATTAGCCCTATGTCTTCTTTTTTCCagaaaaaattcttttctttcttgctctttttcttttgctttccatCACAAATCTTGTGTGGCTGCTTATTTCACTAAAATCCCCTCTCTAGAAACCCCAAACCTTTGTTATTACATATTTATGTGAAACAAAAAccctaaaacctagaaatgaGGGTTAGGATGAAGTGGGATGATGTGTCCCTTTTTTTACCCTTTGATCAAATTTTGTTAGGTGTTAAAAGATAGGATTTGGATATGAAGAGCTGTATTTGTACCAACAAActtgggaaaaaagaaaggacaaagaaaggaaaaaattctTACCAAGAAAGCAAATTCCCGCACCAAGCTTGTACTGGTCTCTCGTTTGCAACGTGAAGAAGAAGTGGCGCGCGTGCACATGAAGAGTTGcactctttttatttatttattgagggaaggggaaaaaatggGTTTCTTTCCAGGTTTTTGCTAGGTTTCGGGTGGGCTTTTGTTGTGTTTCGAGTGAGTTCATTTAGGAATTGGGTTTTGAGTGGATTTAGTGTTGGGTTTATTGTTGGGGTTTCTATTGGGttagaagcaaaagaaaagaaaagaaaacaaacctctactatttcttaattttgaactttcattttttttctttttccatttttttccatttttttctgcACAAACCTAAAAACAAAGTTAATATGATTAATTAAGAAATTTATaagtaaaaacaaaaaaataatagtagACTTGAGATTAAGAAAAATCTGGTGTCTACATATCGTACCTAAAAGTTATATTATGGGAAAAGTTAATCGCACTAGTCATTTATTTTACTATATAGTAATCTAGTACCtgaaaattatataataaaaatgatagtAGGAATGCGATTAATAAAAGAGATAATATTAgtaacctcccctgaggtttctttTAATAGCACTTGGCacccctaaaattttaaaaatatcacttacctcccttacttttgttatttgtttcacaaaatttttaaattcttAAACTACCCTTTTCacttgctaaataaaaatattccTAAATCATTTTATTCACTTCAAGAAAACCACCACCCCAAAAACAATCTCTTATAGTATTATCACATCATAATGCTATAacccataaaaatataaatttgaaaaaaaatatatttgaaaagaAATGCACTTGCATCAATTTAACTTTATATGCTCAAAATCCATTCTTATGaacttatatttttttcaacatCTTCTCAACCCTTACTCAAATGATTAAACTGTACCATTCATTATagaaatcaactcaaaataagGAAATAAATCATACCTCATTttatcacaatcacaaaaaataaaagataaataaaattcaatttattataatttacaaataaaatattgcaTAGTCATCCAAAAAAATGGGTAAGAGAGAATGagggagaaaagggaaaaataagaaagcgacttttgcttctttttttttaatttttgagttccatttatttgatatgttGTGAATTATGTGTCAAATGAGGGTTAATATAGTCTTTTTACATTTATTAGGGGTGGTAAGTGATATTTCTAAAATTTCAAGGGTGTaaagtgatattaagagaaacctgaagggaggtttctgatattatcccttaATAAAAAGTAGAGTGTGattaatatttttttgtatattttttaatatgttTGTAGTTGtaacaaatgcacaaaaaatgaTAAAGTCATATACtaatacatattaaaataaatCACAATAATGATAATAAACCAAAAACtgtacaaaatttgtatttttggtGATATGGGGAATAACTAGattattttagaattttttttatcaagcaTAAGTGATCAAAACTTTGGCCCCCATTTGAATTAGCTGTTTTCGGAcgtattttttaaaaactttactatagctgtgtatatgaaaaaaatttactgtagatgttttttggattgattttagaggtatttttaaaatatatgaaaaatactgagtatttttataatttacaattttttggaattttttttaaatatacacTGGCTCTGTttctatatattaatatttatttatttataaatataatattttttatttcaattttattttataatatgcatattaatatatataatataaatatacatattaaatatatattaatatacatattataaaacaaaattgaaatatatatatttatataaatatataaataaatatatttatatatttatatatttatacaaatgtatatatattaatatatttataataatatgtaaatatattttaaacaaaatatatatatttatatataaatatatatatttatttcaattgatataatataatatacataattgaaatatacacaTTAATATCTATTaacatacatattataaaacaaaattgaaataaatatattatttatttatataaatatatataaataaatatatttatatatttatatataaatatatttttaacaaaatatttatatttatatataaatatataatatttatttcaattgatatagtatatataatatacatattaatgtacataattgaaatatattaatattactataatttatatatatataatgtaatatacataattgaaatatacatattaatatatattaatatacgtattataaaaaaattgaaataataaatttataaatttatataaatatatataaataaataaatatatatttacttaaatatatacaaaaatatatataaaaatatattttaaacaaaatattaatatttatgtataattatatatatttaattttttgtatatatattttattaattttattttttaaaaaaaattatattttgtatatatattttattaattttatattttgtatatatattttattaattttattttttgaaaaaatatatttataaatttatataaatatatgtaaataaatatatttatatatttacataaatatatatgtaaatagatttataaatatatataaatatattttgaacaaaatatattaatatttatatataaatatatatttattttttgtgtatatattttattaattttataagtatatatatttattttaaacaaaatatgaatattaatttttggattaatatttatatatatatataattattaaacaaaatatatttttttgtatacattatttatatataaatatatatattaaaatatttttgtatatttgaagttatttttgatatattgtttggatatagtatttttggagttgtttttgtttgtgtattactgtagcattgtaGATGAAAAACAAGTATTTCAAAAACTCTCAAATTCAAACGGAGCCTTGGTAACTAAGAACTTGTGGGGATAAATTAGTCACTGTACGAAAATCATGTGTGAATACCCAACCCAATTGTACCTCATTGGAAAatttaattgtttcaatttaTGTTTAGGGAGTAATGTGTAGAAAATGTATTTTTCAAGGGCTTTAttgaaattaaccctaaaataaaGATGATATGATCAACATGCTCTACCAACATTGTAAAATACTTTTCATCTCTTGCCTAAAAGGGTCAACCCAACTCAAAATTCTCAACCTTTGAATGCCCAGATTCTTTCTTAAAAATTAAATACCAAAAACAAAAGCGAGAAAATAAAAACCAAGCCAATTCtgagaaataaaacaaaacaaaatatcaaAAAGCCCCTTTGGATTGTAAGATTCGTAGAGTTTTTACAGAAAATATACTATACTGAGTTGATATACAtgagttaaaaaaataaattataatgacttaatatatataaagtaaaaaagtaaataaaaaaaattgtcgagaaatttttttttttggcaaaaactCTCATCATCTCTTTTCCTAAAAGGGTcaaccaaattcaaaattctcaACCTTTGAATGCCCAAATTCTTTCttaaaataccaaaaacaaaagagagaaaataaaaaCCAAGCAAATTCTAAGAAATAAAACAACACAAAATACCAAAAGCCCATTTGGATTGTAAAATTCATagagtttttacaaaaaaaaatatatattataatgaCTTGATCTACATAAgctaaaaaagtaaataataacgatttgatatatttgaatgaaaaagtaaataaaaaattatcgagattttttttttttttttttttgcaaaaactCTCAATTCAAACATTTAAAATTAGCTAATAAGTACAAATTTGAGACCTGAAAAACAGTTTAAAAAAGCCCGAAAGACTCGCCCTTTTGTCTTCTCTCACATTTTCCCTCCACTCTGCCTTCTTCACTCCCAGTCCCCTCACATTCTCACTCCactctctttcttctctttctagGGTTTTTCCGATTACCGAagcgagagaaatcgagcaacCGCTATGGCGTCGACCGCTGGGGTTTTCGGAAACCGCTGCAGAGCACTCATGGCAGCCGCTAAGACCTCCGTCACCTCCACCACTGCCGGCTCCGCCGCTGCCAAAACTTCTGGCCGCAGAAATGGCATCCTGAAGACGCAGCCTGTCTCCCCTGCTCTCCGCCAGTTCGTTGGTGCACCTGAAACTTCCCGCACTGACGCCGTCAAGAAAGTCTGGGTTTACGTCAAATCCAAAAAGCTTCAGGTCTAATAATATACGAGTAGCTTTTCCATTTCAGtggatttttttaataaaaaattttagatgaTTGTTTAACTTATCTGCTCATTACCTTCTAATTTGTgactaattttttttacatttgcTTTTTTTGTTTGTTGGCTCAACTTCTGTTGGTTGTTGATTGTGTACGGAATCAGGCAATAATATGTCTCTGGACAAAGACGTGCAGAGATATCATGATTGTAGTCTATTGAGactgattttttaaaattttctttgtgAATTTCTGTCTTTTAAGAATGTCAATGTAAAGGCAAATATACAACGATGTTGATGTCCTTGTGAAGCAATAGAGTATGTGTATTcggggaaaagaagaagaaaaagtatAATAAGAGAAGTGCCTGGGTAGTTTGCAACTATTTACTTTTTGTCTGTTTAAATGCATATGTGTATATTTAAGTACTGTAAATACAAGGTCTCTAGGCATAATGGCTATCCATAAAACAGGAAGGGAAGTTTTAAGCTCTGTTTTCTGGGGAACGGAGGGGGATGAGGAGTGAATGAAACCATTGCTGTTGTAGGATTTGAGTTATCCTATTGTCCAGTGGCCTACCCCTAATTTTTAGCCTCTTATGTCTGAGAATCCTAGTTTCTCTTTAAACTTTTGTGTTCTCTGTATTTGCTTTCCCATTCTTTTCTGGTATTCTTTGAGTAGAAGACTAATAGAAAGGCGTGTGAACGGTTTTGAGTTATGGCTTCTGTTCATTGTTGCTGTTATTGATGTGATAAATTTGCAAGGCTAATACTGATAGAATGCATGTTTATTGTGCATTTGATCTGGTGGAGTCTAAAGGGGTAGTGCCCAAATTTCTAACCAAACTGATATTGTACAATGACTAGGTAATTAAAAGATTCCATTGACATTCTTCTGCAGGCTAATGAATAATTCTTACTTGTGTGAGTGTATGTCCTTCCCTGTTTCTTCTTTCTAATTTGGAATGGTTtgtttttcttagttttttcttttcttttcttttattcatcTATTTTCTGTATTGGAGCCACTAGGGGAAATTGGATCCCTTGGTCTTGTGTCAATTTTTATCATATCTTATTTTGTGTATGTGAAATTTTGCACTGCAACTTTAATATAGACATTCTGGTTTCTTTACTGCTTGcaaaattagtttaattttgataattattgTACTTCTCTGTCAAGAATACTGCTACCCTGATGGATTGGCGTATAATTTCCCTTGAGATGACAGAAGGTGGAGTTCATTACCTATGCTTGTTGCAGAAATTCAGGGTCATGCTGCCTTTTATATTGTTTGTCTTGAGTAGTAGATTTTAAGAAGAATTTTGAAATCTGCATGGAGAAAATCTGTGCAATTAGTTTGTGTTGCATATGCATAGTTAATCACGATTTCTTATTGCATGAGACTAGAAACTTTCCTCAAGGTTACTTCAAAAATATGGTACATGACTTTGTTGTGGTTTCCTTGTATTACAGAATCCAAACAACAAGAAAGAGATCTACTGTGATGAGAAGCTGAAGACCATATTTGAAGGCAAGGAGAAAGTTGGATTTACTGAGATTGCGAAGCTGCTTTCCAAGCATTTCCAGAAGGCTGCATAAACATTTCTTAGAAAAGATAgtgagtttgtttggacaacaagaatttgaaataaaaatttcagattttgttttgcttgcatcatacacacaatttccaatcacctttttatttcacatacatcacatcacaaaaagtgctacagtaactggatcaaataaatcatccaaataaattcttatccaaacaaactcaatcTCTCTAGTCGACGGGTAGATTTGTAATTCAGGAAGTAGAacatatcctcttttgttctcagtCTCTTTCTTCCCCTTCTGTTGTCTTTTTGGACGAGGGATAGTGAATCTGGCGCACAGATTAGATGTTATCTTTATGTTATCTCGATGATGGCGTAAAACTTGCATAGGGTTTGTACGGCAAACATGTTCCACTGTTCTGATGGTTTTGgggaattttttgtttttgggctTAATGGCTTCTCTTATTGATAAATTATGAGGCGTACACAAGGTTTGTAAAATCGAGATCTTACGTCGGATCGATTTTAGTTTCACAGAatcggatcgtaggatcgtaagATCCTATCAAAAACTCCTAAATTTACTAAattaatgaatttgaaattcatatATTATTTTGTACATCCTAAAAGATATCAAATAAATAAGTTATTCATAAATATATAGTATTTTTTACTTACTATCTGACAAGTAATAAAGAAGAGAATATAAACCTGTTATCTGTCATGATTTCAAGTCTTAAAACCAAATGCTTCACAGTTTACACAATcataatttcaaatataaaataatcatCAACCTTCACAAATACTAAAAAGCCAAACATCCAAAAAGATTTTCAAGATCAAAATTAACTACTAGAATGTCATCTGTCATGTTTAAACAaacatgaaaaaataaaaaataaaatagcaacaattcatcattttcaagtATCATAATAATTCAGAAATACATTAATTTATAACCAATCATTTTCATCGTTTGAATCAAATTCATTATTCCCATAATCCATATTATCAAAAtcattattttcccaatcatctTCACCATCCCAATTCTCTTGGAATTCATCTTCGGCATTATCTTCATCACTATCCAAATTAGTATCATTCAAATCATTAGTTCCCATTTGAAGATCAGTTTCGAGAACCATATCAAGATAATCATCATCTTGGCGGTCGAATTCAGTTGAAGGCCCATCATCCTCATCAATAACATGAATCTCTTTCATTTTATTAACTTGTCTTCAACGGACATGGGTTTGACGATCTTCATGATCATCTAAATAAACAAACAATAATAATGAAAGTTACCAAAAACAAGAGAACTTGCAAAATAAAactataaaaacaaaaaaaaggataaacttTATACTTAaattggaagaaagaaagaaacttacAAACTCTCTGCACATTTCTTGTAAGTATTTCAAtttcatcatcttcatttccCTCTTCATCTGAAGTGTCACATTTGGGATTGTCATCTAGAACTCGTAACCAGCTATTTTCTCTTGGAAGAgttggattttctctctctgtCACCCATTCATCATCTGAAGGCAAATTCTCAAAAGGAATTTCTTCAATAATACGTTGCCTTTGCCTTTGTCTCTCTCTCAACTTCAAGTTGTACATCACAAACACAAGATCATTCATTCTTTTTTGAGCCAAACGGTTTCTTCTCTTAGAATGTACCTATTGAAATTGAAAGAACTTACACAGTTACACTACGAACTTAAATTCAAATGCTAAACAAAATATTATACTAAATGAGATATTATATTATATGAAAACATTATTATCAATTCAAATGCGCTCCAATTTCGCTCACATCCAGAAGAGCTACAAGTTAAACTGAGAATTCGAATGGCAAAATTTTTCAACTCTGGACACTCATCGCCATAAGATTCCCACCAATCAGCTGTaggaaattaaaataaataacaaattagtaaaggttttaaaaataaaaacacaaagttCAACTAGTAACTAACCAGGagatttcttgtttcttgttaGTACAGCATTTTCATGACCAAATAATCCATTTGCATGTCGAAAATCATCTAATTGCAAATCAATCTTCACCCTTTCACCAGATTCGGGAACCATCTTAGCAATGCAATCATAAAGGCCACGTTTTATATTTGCATCCGACTGAAAATCTGGACTATATTGAAATTGAGGATTCAAATAATAACCCGTGGCATGTAAAGGATGACTCAATTGATCTTCCCATCTTTTATCAATGATAGCAAATGCCGATTCAAATCTAGCACATAAACATGAGTTTGGttaaaaaaataactaaaaaaattCATTCTACTATCCAACACAGAAATTATAAATGAACTCATAATTAAtatgacaatttatttaaaatttaccTCTTTCGAATATTGTTCacattttgtttgatttcttcTTTTGCCTGATCAATAGCTTTATAGAGAAAGCCCATGGCTGGTTTTTCATCAGAATCAACCATCCTCAATACTTTGATAAGAGGCGAAGCTATCTTTAAACATAACTCCACATTTGGCCAAAATTGTTGATTATCAAAAATGATGCTCtcaatttttttccccttgtttCTCCTAGCATACAtgcttgttttctttttatccGAACAGAAAAAGTTAAACAAATTCCCTTTCAGCTCGCTAAGACGTCTCATGGTCAAGTATGAAGTAGCAAAACGAGTAACTCCAGGTCTAATCAACTCCTTGCCATTAGTGAACTGTTTCATCCAATTAATAACTGTACCCCATGAATAAATATATGTAACCACTGATTTCGCTTTTTGTATAGTAACTTTGTGGAGAGaatcaaacttttgaaaatcttctaACATTAGATCAATACAATGAGCAGCACAAGGGGTCCAAAAcaatctttttctcttttccatCAATATTTTTCCAGCTGTCTTATAATTAGAAGCATTATCGGTGATGACCTGCACAACATTATCCTCTCCAATTTTTTCCACAATACCATCTaacaattcaaataatttttgagctgtttttgaaatatcagtgGTATCTACCGAAGATAAGAACACAGTACCAGCTGGACTATTcacaagaaaattgttcattGTTCTCTTTCTCTGATCAGACCATCCATCGGACATAATAGTACAACCAGTTTTTTTCCACTCTTTTTTGTACATATTGAGCAAATTCAATGTCTCTTGCACCTCTTTTTTCAAAAAGGTCACTCTCATTTCATGGTATGAAGGTGGTTTAAGTCCTTTTCCATATTCTCCCAATTTCCTAATCATTAAAGGAAATAATGGGTTATTTACAGCATTAAATGGAATGGCACTTGTATAGAACCACCTAGCCATTATTTGACAAACTTCATCTCTATcttgtttcttccatttctcacTTATGGTTGTTTGTCTCACATTCAACCCCCCAGATTTTCTCACAACAAAGTTGTCCATAGAACATTTTTTAGCCTGCTACTTAACttcactttcttcttcttctaaatcATACATGGTACTaaccctttgtttttttttccttgattcCTCAGAACTTGCACTTAGTAAATCAAACATTTGGGTTCTAACATCTTCAGGAACGCTGGGACATGGTTCAACATTTGTATGTGTACAAGCTAAATGATGCTTAAGCCTATACACACCACCAACTCGAGTAATCCCACAGTATTTACactgaactttttttttattagcaTCAATTTCAATTCCATGATCCCACCCGGGATCCAATCGAGCACCCGGTGCATTTTTTCTACTTTGTTTCTTTGAAGCGGATGAAGACATTTAAGCACTGCCAAATATATTAGAATATTCATaagaaaccaagaaattcagaCCAGACCAGCACttgataaaagaaaataaagctaGCATTCAGAAAATAAGCCAGACCAGACCAGCACAAGAAATTCAGTCTTATTACCAATGATTTTTGCAAGGCCGAGTGCAAATCCAATGAAAACATAGGTAAAGGACATAACAGCAACAACAATAGAAGTTCAGAAATTAATGCTTGAACAGCAAACATTTGTATTTGTGTGAATATTTCTGGAAAATAAAACTTTGCTATACGTCCTACCAGAAAAGGGAATTCTTTTATGTGTCCTTAGTGATCCTTCATACCCTGTGCTTAAAAATCACTATTTCATAAAATTATGGTACTCAATGAGTTAATCAAAACAACAAGATACCAAATATTCTTAATTCATATGCTTTTAATTGTCTAGGTTACTAATCACTTAGGAGTCATGATAACAACTAACTAATCCAAATTTCGTGCTAGAATTGATGTCTAGATCAGTGCAGAGTTCTTATAGTACATGAAGCATCTTTGGGATCACAGCTTAATATAGCTTAGTCAAAGGAATAACCAGGACGAGAGTAGAACAGAAAAACAATCCTGTGAAAACAGATTATTAAGGAGTCATGTAACAGAAAGAAAAATTATCAACTGACATGTTTTACTGTAAAGATAACAGTTGAAAAATCAACCGTCCAACTGCTGCAAAATGCATGACAAAATGGGAAGATTTAAACGATGTTATATTAAATA from Coffea eugenioides isolate CCC68of chromosome 8, Ceug_1.0, whole genome shotgun sequence encodes the following:
- the LOC113781280 gene encoding upstream activation factor subunit UAF30-like, which gives rise to MASTAGVFGNRCRALMAAAKTSVTSTTAGSAAAKTSGRRNGILKTQPVSPALRQFVGAPETSRTDAVKKVWVYVKSKKLQNPNNKKEIYCDEKLKTIFEGKEKVGFTEIAKLLSKHFQKAA
- the LOC113780304 gene encoding uncharacterized protein LOC113780304 gives rise to the protein MDNFVVRKSGGLNVRQTTISEKWKKQDRDEVCQIMARWFYTSAIPFNAVNNPLFPLMIRKLGEYGKGLKPPSYHEMRVTFLKKEVQETLNLLNMYKKEWKKTGCTIMSDGWSDQRKRTMNNFLVNSPAGTVFLSSVDTTDISKTAQKLFELLDGIVEKIGEDNVVQVITDNASNYKTAGKILMEKRKRLFWTPCAAHCIDLMLEDFQKFDSLHKVTIQKAKSVVTYIYSWGTVINWMKQFTNGKELIRPGVTRFATSYLTMRRLSELKGNLFNFFCSDKKKTSMYARRNKGKKIESIIFDNQQFWPNVELCLKIASPLIKVLRMVDSDEKPAMGFLYKAIDQAKEEIKQNVNNIRKRFESAFAIIDKRWEDQLSHPLHATGYYLNPQFQYSPDFQSDANIKRGLYDCIAKMVPESGERVKIDLQLDDFRHANGLFGHENAVLTRNKKSPADWWESYGDECPELKNFAIRILSLTCSSSGCERNWSAFELIIMFSYNIISHLVHSKRRNRLAQKRMNDLVFVMYNLKLRERQRQRQRIIEEIPFENLPSDDEWVTERENPTLPRENSWLRVLDDNPKCDTSDEEGNEDDEIEILTRNVQRVYDHEDRQTHVR